A region of Pempheris klunzingeri isolate RE-2024b chromosome 15, fPemKlu1.hap1, whole genome shotgun sequence DNA encodes the following proteins:
- the LOC139214373 gene encoding protein THEM6-like, whose protein sequence is MWWVLWVLAALLALFCSLDVWYFLRAAVVIVRAWFQPPVWDVTAEQILTGRVTPHDIDMCHMNNARYLRECDFARFSLYMRNGVFKALRALKASMVVGATTIRYRRALCIGEGYELRSRIVTWDDKAFFLEQRFVSTKDGLVCAVMYCKQSVVRSSPDKIMQHLCKRKVECPEFPEDLQHWVNFISASSQALRAESGLDEKNK, encoded by the exons ATGTGGTGGGTGCTGTGGGTGCTGGCAGCCTTGCTGGCTCTCTTCTGCAGTCTGGACGTGTGGTACTTCCTGCGGGCCGCTGTTGTGATTGTCCGGGCCTGGTTCCAGCCTCCAGTCTGGGACgtcacagcagagcagatcCTAACAGGCCGGGTCACTCCCCATGACATCGACATGTGCCACATGAACAACGCTCGTTACCTCAGGGAGTGTGACTTTGCCCGCTTCTCTCTCTACATGCGTAACGGTGTGTTCAAGGCTCTGCGAGCGCTCAAAGCTTCAATGGTAGTGGGGGCCACCACCATCCGTTACCGAAGGGCTCTGTGTATAGGCGAGGGGTACGAGCTGCGGAGCCGCATCGTCACTTGGGATGACAAAGCCTTTTTCCTGGAGCAGAGATTTGTATCAACAAAAGATGGGTTGGTGTGTGCCGTCATGTACTGCAAACAGAGCGTCGTACGCAGCAGCCCAGACAAGATCATGCAGCACCTGTGTAAGCGGAAG GTGGAGTGTCCTGAGTTTCCAGAGGACCTTCAGCACTGGGTCAACTTCATCTCCGCCAGCAGCCAGGCCCTCAGGGCAGAGAGTGGCCTAGACGAGAAGAACAAATAA